From the genome of Naumannella halotolerans, one region includes:
- a CDS encoding efflux RND transporter periplasmic adaptor subunit, whose product MDNATLTADIDGIVTEVGYEVGDVVGTGTGQTSGSTDTSTEQAAAGGTGTGTSTSTSTSTESTAESAAISLVSDGTFVVDATVSADEVDQVTDGMQVELTATDLTEPVFGTVSEVAVLPEVDDAGSAGFPVTIEITGQRDDLYAGVSVDVSIMVSQRTDVLAVSIAAIQTGEDDATYVDLVTVTDEDGAVTATERVPVEIGEVSGMSTEIVSGLADGDVVEVPGITLPTGSGQQGGAGGMPGGGQGMPGGGQGMPGGGQGMPGGSGQMPGGGAVPNMDGGQ is encoded by the coding sequence TTGGACAATGCGACCCTGACCGCCGACATCGACGGCATCGTCACCGAGGTCGGGTACGAGGTGGGTGATGTCGTCGGCACCGGGACCGGTCAGACCAGCGGGTCGACCGACACCTCGACCGAACAGGCGGCCGCCGGTGGTACGGGTACGGGCACCTCGACCAGCACGTCGACCAGCACCGAGTCCACGGCCGAGAGCGCCGCGATCTCCCTGGTCTCCGACGGCACCTTCGTCGTCGACGCCACCGTCAGCGCCGACGAGGTCGACCAGGTGACCGACGGGATGCAGGTCGAACTGACCGCCACCGATCTCACCGAACCTGTCTTCGGCACCGTCTCGGAGGTGGCAGTGCTGCCCGAGGTGGACGATGCGGGATCGGCCGGGTTCCCGGTCACCATCGAGATCACCGGCCAACGCGACGACCTGTATGCCGGGGTGAGCGTCGATGTGTCGATCATGGTCTCCCAGCGGACCGACGTGCTGGCAGTCAGCATCGCCGCGATCCAGACCGGCGAGGACGATGCCACCTATGTCGACCTCGTCACCGTGACCGACGAGGACGGTGCGGTCACCGCGACCGAACGGGTCCCGGTCGAGATCGGCGAGGTGTCGGGTATGTCGACCGAGATCGTCTCCGGCCTGGCCGACGGTGATGTCGTCGAGGTGCCGGGGATCACCTTGCCGACCGGGAGTGGGCAACAAGGCGGTGCCGGAGGTATGCCCGGTGGTGGCCAAGGTATGCCCGGTGGTGGCCAAGGTATGCCCGGTGGTGGGCAGGGTATGCCCGGGGGATCGGGACAGATGCCCGGCGGTGGCGCGGTGCCGAATATGGACGGTGGTCAGTGA
- a CDS encoding biotin/lipoyl-binding protein, translating to MAKHALKRRGRIMIIAAGLIVVALVAVGGRLVLRDPADQEAARSTTATVATTTLEQTISTSGTVAAAESAEESFEVSGTVTEVLVEAGDSVSAGDELAVVDDTVPAAELTAAEASYEAAQEAVDEADTDATEAAATT from the coding sequence GTGGCGAAGCACGCCCTGAAACGGCGAGGTCGAATCATGATCATCGCCGCTGGACTGATTGTCGTTGCGCTGGTCGCCGTCGGCGGCCGGCTCGTCCTTCGGGATCCGGCAGATCAGGAGGCAGCCCGGAGCACGACGGCAACGGTGGCCACCACCACACTCGAACAGACCATCTCCACCAGCGGGACCGTCGCCGCTGCGGAGAGTGCCGAGGAATCCTTCGAGGTCTCCGGAACCGTGACCGAGGTGTTGGTCGAGGCCGGGGACAGCGTCAGCGCCGGTGACGAACTGGCGGTGGTTGACGACACCGTCCCGGCTGCCGAGTTGACCGCTGCCGAAGCCTCCTACGAAGCAGCGCAGGAAGCCGTCGACGAGGCCGACACCGATGCCACCGAGGCGGCTGCCACCACCTAG
- a CDS encoding Fpg/Nei family DNA glycosylase has translation MPEGHTLRRLAQDLNAVFAGTRPRISSPQGRFADSAALVDGQPWAGADSYGKHLFLGFGDRSELVIHIHLGLIGSLRFDQPLAAPARLRIEVDEHFAELRGPQTCALITPAELVAVVARLGPDPLRADADPEIAWQRIHRSGKSIAALLMDQSVIAGIGNVYRAEVLFRNRINPFTAGSRLKRTSWLAIWSDLVQLMPLGVRDNRIDTVRPEHTPEAMGRDPRVDDHGGEVYVYRRNDLPCLVCGSRIRTKVVEGRNLFWCGNCQRRS, from the coding sequence ATGCCGGAGGGACATACACTCCGGCGGCTGGCCCAGGACCTGAACGCGGTGTTCGCCGGCACCCGTCCGCGGATCAGCAGTCCGCAGGGCCGGTTCGCCGATTCCGCGGCACTGGTCGACGGCCAGCCGTGGGCCGGGGCCGACAGCTACGGCAAGCATCTGTTCCTCGGGTTCGGTGACCGCTCGGAGTTGGTGATCCACATCCATCTGGGACTGATCGGCAGCCTTCGCTTCGACCAGCCGCTGGCCGCCCCGGCACGCCTTCGGATCGAGGTGGACGAACACTTCGCCGAACTGCGCGGTCCGCAGACCTGTGCGTTGATCACCCCGGCGGAGTTGGTGGCGGTGGTCGCCCGACTCGGGCCCGATCCCTTGCGTGCCGATGCCGACCCCGAGATCGCCTGGCAGCGGATCCATCGCTCGGGCAAGTCCATCGCCGCACTGCTGATGGACCAGTCGGTGATCGCCGGCATCGGCAACGTCTATCGCGCCGAGGTCCTGTTCCGGAACCGGATCAACCCGTTTACCGCGGGCAGTCGGCTGAAGCGCACGAGCTGGCTGGCGATCTGGTCCGACCTGGTGCAGCTGATGCCGCTGGGGGTGCGGGACAACCGGATCGACACCGTCCGGCCCGAGCACACCCCCGAAGCGATGGGCCGCGATCCACGCGTCGATGATCATGGTGGCGAGGTCTACGTCTATCGCCGCAACGATCTTCCCTGCCTGGTCTGCGGTTCCCGGATCCGGACCAAGGTCGTGGAGGGGCGTAATCTGTTCTGGTGCGGGAATTGTCAGCGGCGCAGTTGA
- a CDS encoding ribose-5-phosphate isomerase has translation MRVHLAADHAGFELKAELLKALVDDGYDVTDHGAFAYDPEDDYPGFCIECAEAVREETDALGIVIGGSGNGEQIAANKVEGIRAALVHSEETALAAREHNDAQVAGIGARMHTTEGAIALAKLFLSTPFSQAPRHQRRIDELTAYEESKR, from the coding sequence ATGCGTGTACATCTGGCTGCCGACCATGCCGGTTTCGAACTCAAGGCCGAACTGCTGAAGGCGCTCGTCGACGACGGGTACGACGTCACCGACCACGGTGCCTTCGCCTACGACCCGGAGGACGACTACCCGGGATTCTGCATCGAGTGCGCCGAGGCGGTACGCGAGGAGACCGATGCGTTGGGCATCGTCATCGGCGGCTCGGGCAACGGTGAGCAGATCGCGGCGAACAAGGTGGAGGGCATTCGGGCCGCCCTGGTCCACAGTGAGGAGACCGCCCTCGCCGCCCGCGAGCACAACGACGCCCAGGTCGCCGGGATCGGTGCCCGGATGCACACCACCGAGGGGGCGATCGCGTTGGCCAAGCTGTTCTTGTCCACCCCCTTCTCCCAGGCACCCCGGCACCAGCGCAGGATCGATGAACTGACCGCCTACGAAGAGTCCAAGCGCTGA
- a CDS encoding extensin family protein, translated as MPFTGPGGPQRPARWSRRAALGLGIGLGTAAVTGCSDQGDSTGQSGATSTAYCVDRAELATRERIADVRLAYEETNQFDSVRIDGGFADQLDEWLGFFIENSGLPRPDRIRHFGTWVDGSGSDNCTSWHNSGRAIDFTRFVAGDDEFVSLRYDQWRDRDDLEQIRRRYWATAASLCRHFSYVVTYLYNDAHANHIHIDNGFSGSSMAWFTSGSQTQVQAAQAICTYLFDVEVEITGSWDRATRRATDQVLEQIGVGGSLTDDGAWTEFTGAATGRGA; from the coding sequence GTGCCATTCACAGGTCCCGGCGGCCCGCAGCGACCCGCACGCTGGTCGCGTCGGGCCGCGCTCGGCCTGGGGATCGGTCTGGGTACGGCAGCGGTGACCGGTTGCAGCGACCAGGGCGACTCCACCGGGCAGAGCGGCGCTACCTCCACCGCCTACTGCGTGGATCGCGCCGAACTCGCCACCCGGGAGCGGATCGCCGACGTCCGACTGGCCTATGAGGAGACCAACCAATTCGACTCGGTACGCATCGACGGCGGCTTCGCCGACCAGCTCGACGAGTGGCTGGGCTTCTTCATCGAGAACTCCGGCCTGCCGAGGCCGGACCGGATCCGGCACTTCGGGACCTGGGTCGACGGCAGCGGCTCCGACAACTGCACCTCCTGGCACAACTCCGGCCGGGCGATCGACTTCACCCGGTTCGTCGCCGGCGACGACGAGTTCGTCTCGCTGCGCTACGACCAGTGGCGAGATCGCGATGACCTCGAGCAGATCCGGCGACGCTATTGGGCAACGGCAGCCAGCCTGTGCCGGCACTTCTCCTATGTGGTCACCTATCTCTACAACGACGCCCATGCCAACCACATCCACATCGACAACGGCTTCTCGGGCTCGTCCATGGCCTGGTTCACCAGCGGCTCGCAGACGCAGGTGCAGGCCGCCCAGGCCATCTGCACCTATTTGTTCGACGTCGAGGTGGAGATCACCGGCAGCTGGGACCGGGCGACCCGCCGCGCCACCGACCAGGTGCTGGAGCAGATCGGGGTCGGCGGCAGCCTGACCGATGACGGTGCCTGGACCGAGTTCACCGGTGCCGCCACCGGCCGGGGTGCCTGA
- a CDS encoding DsbA family protein: MTNPANEHAQVDIWVDPVCPFAWLTSRWLLEVEKVRPVKVAVHLMSLAVLNENKDIPADYREMLATAWAPVRVALAVEQQYGSEKLAEFYTAIGTRIHVQKEDRKDAIVGALADLGLPAELIELGDSDANDVALRESHHQGMDPVGDEVGTPVVRINGKSLFGPVITRAPKGEAAGRLFDGFSLVTEFDYFYELKRSRDTDLVFD, from the coding sequence CAGGTCGACATCTGGGTGGACCCGGTCTGCCCCTTCGCCTGGCTGACCTCACGTTGGCTGCTCGAGGTGGAGAAGGTACGACCGGTGAAGGTGGCCGTGCACCTGATGAGCCTTGCCGTGCTCAACGAGAACAAGGACATCCCGGCCGACTACCGGGAGATGCTGGCCACCGCCTGGGCCCCGGTCCGGGTTGCCCTGGCCGTGGAGCAACAGTACGGATCGGAGAAACTGGCGGAGTTCTACACCGCCATCGGCACCCGGATCCACGTGCAGAAGGAGGACCGCAAGGACGCCATCGTCGGCGCCCTGGCCGATCTCGGACTGCCGGCCGAGCTGATCGAGCTGGGTGACTCCGATGCCAATGACGTGGCATTGCGGGAATCCCACCACCAGGGCATGGACCCGGTCGGCGACGAGGTCGGTACGCCGGTGGTACGGATCAACGGCAAGTCGCTGTTCGGCCCGGTGATCACCCGGGCGCCGAAGGGTGAGGCGGCCGGCCGACTCTTCGACGGCTTCTCCCTGGTCACCGAGTTCGACTACTTCTACGAGCTGAAGCGCAGCCGGGACACCGATCTGGTCTTCGACTGA